The Calothrix sp. PCC 7507 DNA segment TCCGATTCATCCGCACCACAGGCTCTAGTTGATACTGTTGTAGCGATCGCCCAAAAGGCTCATAATCATCCAACGCCCTAGATAAAAAATCCGCCCGTAAGGTGAGTAATAAGGTAAAAAATGGTGCATTATTAACCGCTTGTAGCAAACCATCCAAGAAAATTTTGCGTTCCTCTGCATCCGTACACAGAGTATAAATTTCCTCAAATTGGTCAGCTATCAACAGTATTCGCGTGACCTCTCCCCCAACCCCTCCCCTGCGTTCGCGCAGCGTCTCGAAGAGAGGGGAGGGGAGCATATTTCCCCCTTCCCTTGTAGGGAAGGGGGGTAGGGGGGTTAGGTTTTTGATAAAATTTTGTAGAGTCGCCGAATCGCGCTGTAAATTGACATCCAATTCCAACTCAGCCAAACGTCGCTCATTGTCTGGTAAATTTAACGCCGAAACCAACGCTACAGCCAAAGCAGCAAAGGGATTTTTACCAGGACGAAACGACAAAATCAACCAATTATTAACAGTATCCCCACGCAATTGCGGAATTAACCCAGCAAACACCAGCGAAGATTTCCCACTACCCGAAGCACCAACTACAGCCACCAAAGGTTTACTATTAACAGCAGTAACTAAACTCGCTGTTGCTTTATTTCTCCCAAAAAAATACTCGGCATTTTCTTCCTTAAACGCACTCAAACCTTGATATGGACAAAAAGAAATTATCCCCAAACTTTGCCAAGTTGGTGGTATTTCCGTCTGATTTTGAACAATTACCGGAAGCCAACTAGCGCAGGGAAATTCTGACTCTAGTTGTTGTAATTCCAACCGTGCATTTCTCACCGAAATATATAGAGACTTCCCACCAGTAAACTCTTGCAAAAAAGACTTCAAAAACTCCTGTGCAACTTTATCCGGTACAGGTTGCCGCATCACAATTACTTGGGGAATATGCAATTGTTCCAACTCATAAGCAATCCCCAAACCATCGCAGGAATTAAAAAATGCGATTTGCAAACGTCTTTGAATTGCAACTTGCAAAGCATCCCGCAATTCTGCGATCGTCAAACTGTCGTGATGATTTATATAAATCATCCCCTGGGTTTTCTCCGTTCGAGAATGTCCAGAGAAAAACAAAATATCCCAACCCAAATCATCTTGCAGATAATGATTTAAGTCCTCCCGTGATGGTTGTTGTAATAAGACAATTTCCGCATCATCACCACAGAAATTATGTAGCAGCTTTTTATCAGCTTCAATATCAATCTTTGAGCTATCGCCCAAAATAATTAAAATTCTAATTTTTTCTCGATATGCTCGTTCTCCCTGTTCTGCATTTGGCGAACTTAAAGCCACCTCTACCAGTGGAAAATTAATCAAAACATCCCACAAATGCCAAGGTAGTTGACGTAATTCATGACAAGAAGTCGTAATTATGATTCTGATTTCATCTTTGGGATTTAGTTTTTGTAAAAAATTGACAATAGAGGTAAAAGATGGTACATTCAGCCATTGATTAAAACTAGCAAGTAAGTTGATAGATTCTCTTGTACATTCTTGCTTTAAAGATTCCAGATTAACCCGACGACTTCCCTCAGATTTAACCCTAAATTGACTATATTGACTGCAATATATTTCGTGCCAGTTATTTAATAATTGCGGAATCTTAATATTTTCCGGTAACTTAGCTGTGGTGGTTCGGTAAGCGCGTTGTCCTTCATTAGCTATTTCTAAATTGACTTGAAACCCTGATTCAAAATTGCCATCAAATTTTAAAATAACCAGTTTTTTCATAGGTGATATAACCTAATATATTTGATTTAAATATCATCCATATTACAACCTGTAGTAGTGCGGGCATCTTGCCCGCTACTACCAATAAAGAGGATTCCTGCTATTATCAATAGGAAGGATTCCCACTACTACCAATAGGGAGCAAGACTTTGGCGTGAGCGCTCAGTCGAACGCTGCTCCCACTACTTTAAAAAACAATTTACGATGCAAAGCCTGTTTTATGATGTTCCCATACAGAGCATAGAAACCAGAAATTGATAGAAATTTTTAATCATCATACAACAAATTCCTGAGTCACTTTCGACTCACCTAAAATTATGTCAACACTAAATTCCTCATTTAATTCTGCACTTAATGTAATCTCCACCCAATCATCATGCTGTCGAGAAGTAACAGCATCTACTTCTTTTCCATTTTCATCATTAACAACCAATTTTAATCCTGGAGGTAAAGCAACACTTTTCTCTCGATCAGGATGAACTTGTACAATAATATCTATTTCGCCCTGATTTTGATTTTCCCCATCAATTATCTCTTGATTGTTGGGATTTAATTTGACAAGCAAAACCACAGACTCGCCATTTAACTGCAAACCAACATCAACTTTTTTGCACTTCGTCACGCTAAAATTTCTCGCAAATCTAAAACTCAATTCTCGTGGGTTAAAGATTTCTTCCACATTTAACCAACCTTCTGTAAATACTCCTTTCATCCATTCGCGAATATTGACTTTTGCAGTTGCTGCTTTTGCTGTTAAATAATCGAGTAAATCATCAACAGGTTGTAATTGATTTAAATGTATCCTGGCTAGTTGTTGAGTAGTGAACCCTAAAATATTTGCTTCTCTCAAAGACTGATTAAACTGCACCGCGATATATGCAATTCTATCTGCTCTTACCTCGG contains these protein-coding regions:
- a CDS encoding DUF1822 family protein, with product MNTNHEQTSFTIPLSIEAHEKANKRRQGISNTEDGKKIYLNTLAVYAVNYYLDCMGFETNWSNADNSNPWMLSLIDLADLEVKNIGKIECRPVLPDAEYLEIPTEVRADRIAYIAVQFNQSLREANILGFTTQQLARIHLNQLQPVDDLLDYLTAKAATAKVNIREWMKGVFTEGWLNVEEIFNPRELSFRFARNFSVTKCKKVDVGLQLNGESVVLLVKLNPNNQEIIDGENQNQGEIDIIVQVHPDREKSVALPPGLKLVVNDENGKEVDAVTSRQHDDWVEITLSAELNEEFSVDIILGESKVTQEFVV